The following are from one region of the Pirellulaceae bacterium genome:
- a CDS encoding DUF1598 domain-containing protein, whose protein sequence is MFTGHFTWFNRLVVVVAALSCWPLTVQAQITPFPRFPVVGGVSVDAQGVVRNATLAERAEVLDRLRKTAQSPTGKLVDSVSLRMVSLVKLQRLLAQAISEGSQLPDDVLYLAGLQRIEYVFVYPQATDGSADGDIVLAGPAETWTIRDDASVVGKQSGRPVLRLEDLLVALRSSSDTRDQVISVSIDPTPEGQMRLEKLLSRIGSGSGFSPSTAEPALREAFGPQRVTLTGLPQNSRMAQTLVAADFQMKRLAMNLTSSPIKNLPSYLEMIRNTGAQRGVQPRWWITCDYDSIAHSQDRLAWKISGRGIKTLTEDDSVDATGNRVGSGNVSKQAQRWADMFTEKFDELCALEPAFGDLRSIMDLNIVATIISSQQLQQLSGCDLSLLLGQSDQPLPTPEWQVPKWLEPQCSFIRGQAGWTISASGGVEINPWKIVSQLATQDESVKSIRLQSAASGQQWWWD, encoded by the coding sequence ATGTTCACAGGTCATTTTACCTGGTTTAATAGGCTGGTAGTTGTGGTCGCGGCTCTTTCTTGCTGGCCGCTGACGGTACAGGCTCAGATTACTCCATTTCCTAGATTTCCTGTAGTCGGCGGAGTCAGCGTTGACGCCCAAGGCGTAGTCCGTAACGCTACTTTGGCCGAGCGTGCCGAGGTGCTCGATCGGCTTCGTAAAACCGCCCAGTCACCGACAGGCAAACTAGTTGATTCCGTGAGCCTGCGCATGGTTTCACTGGTTAAATTGCAACGACTGTTGGCTCAAGCCATTAGCGAAGGTTCGCAATTGCCGGACGACGTACTTTACTTGGCAGGCTTGCAGCGAATCGAGTATGTCTTTGTCTATCCTCAAGCCACGGACGGTTCAGCGGACGGTGACATTGTGTTGGCGGGGCCCGCCGAAACGTGGACCATTCGCGATGATGCCAGCGTCGTGGGCAAGCAGAGCGGACGTCCAGTCCTGCGGCTTGAAGATTTGCTGGTTGCATTGCGAAGCTCCTCTGACACACGCGATCAAGTAATTAGCGTGTCGATTGACCCTACTCCCGAAGGCCAGATGCGGCTTGAGAAGTTGCTGTCACGGATTGGAAGCGGTAGCGGATTCAGCCCATCGACTGCCGAGCCGGCCCTGCGCGAAGCTTTTGGGCCTCAGCGTGTGACCTTGACAGGGCTGCCACAGAATTCGCGAATGGCGCAAACGCTGGTTGCAGCCGATTTTCAGATGAAGCGTTTGGCAATGAACCTGACGTCCTCTCCGATAAAAAACCTTCCTAGCTATTTGGAGATGATAAGAAATACCGGTGCTCAGCGGGGCGTCCAACCACGCTGGTGGATTACCTGCGATTACGACTCGATTGCGCACAGCCAAGATCGGCTCGCTTGGAAGATCTCAGGTCGAGGCATCAAGACCTTGACCGAAGATGATTCTGTAGACGCCACTGGCAACCGCGTCGGTAGCGGCAACGTCAGCAAACAAGCACAGCGTTGGGCAGATATGTTCACCGAAAAGTTTGACGAACTGTGTGCCCTGGAGCCAGCTTTTGGCGACCTGCGAAGCATCATGGACCTGAATATCGTGGCGACCATAATCAGCAGTCAGCAGTTACAACAGTTGTCTGGTTGTGATTTGTCGTTGCTGCTCGGCCAGTCGGATCAGCCATTGCCCACCCCCGAGTGGCAGGTCCCTAAATGGCTCGAGCCGCAATGTAGCTTCATTCGCGGTCAGGCCGGCTGGACAATATCAGCCAGTGGCGGTGTGGAGATCAATCCCTGGAAGATTGTCAGCCAATTGGCAACTCAGGATGAATCAGTCAAGTCGATTCGCTTGCAATCTGCTGCCAGCGGCCAACAGTGGTGGTGGGACTAG
- a CDS encoding Gfo/Idh/MocA family oxidoreductase yields the protein MPARSGERSYHRAAIRSVTTDDENRFMTQTVSSTTNRRNFLNTTAGAGAAALMVHSSVAAQEKQHTLRIGVVGCGGRGTGAVDDSLSINENVLWSAAADVYPENCASKANQITRRHPEKMDLPADRMYGGLDGYKRILDDPQIDVVIMTTPPGFRPYYILEAIQAGKHVFAEKPTCVDVAGYRVCLEAHELALSKGLGIVTGTQYRRQTNYVGAIEQIRAGAIGDIVSAVSRYCADGIWYRPRKEGMSDVEYQIYNWMHFIWLSGDQIAEQAVHNIDVMNWVMGGPPEEAYGSGGRFTRPEDSQMWDNMAIDYVYPGDRLLSFMCRQIPRTDGYNNNVIYGTQGTCHIAAGNGGSKILDRTGKEIWSMKGSISQAYQQEHKDLIDSIRAGQPIVELKETADSSLTAVMGRLTAYSGRRVTWEFLTQKSTLDLFPKDLDWAGTLPEVKYAIPGQSELS from the coding sequence ATGCCTGCACGTTCTGGCGAACGTAGCTACCATCGCGCTGCAATTCGCTCTGTTACCACTGACGACGAGAACCGTTTCATGACTCAAACTGTGAGTTCAACTACCAATCGACGCAACTTTCTGAACACGACTGCCGGTGCTGGCGCAGCAGCCCTGATGGTACACAGCTCGGTGGCGGCCCAGGAGAAACAGCACACCCTTCGCATCGGCGTTGTGGGATGCGGTGGTCGAGGCACTGGAGCTGTCGATGATTCGCTCAGCATTAACGAAAACGTCCTGTGGTCCGCAGCGGCCGATGTCTATCCCGAAAACTGCGCCAGTAAAGCCAATCAGATCACTCGACGGCATCCCGAAAAAATGGACTTGCCCGCTGACCGCATGTATGGCGGCTTGGATGGCTACAAGCGTATCTTGGACGATCCACAGATCGACGTGGTGATCATGACCACGCCCCCGGGATTTCGGCCCTACTATATCTTGGAAGCCATTCAAGCTGGCAAACATGTGTTCGCCGAAAAGCCAACCTGCGTCGACGTAGCCGGCTATCGTGTGTGCCTAGAGGCACATGAGCTAGCCCTGAGCAAAGGACTAGGGATTGTGACAGGTACCCAATACCGTCGTCAGACCAACTATGTAGGGGCCATCGAGCAGATTCGCGCCGGCGCCATTGGCGACATTGTCAGTGCAGTCAGCCGCTATTGTGCAGATGGCATTTGGTATCGGCCTCGCAAAGAGGGCATGAGCGATGTCGAATACCAGATTTACAATTGGATGCACTTCATTTGGCTCAGCGGTGATCAAATCGCCGAACAGGCGGTTCACAATATCGACGTGATGAACTGGGTCATGGGTGGTCCACCCGAAGAGGCATATGGTTCCGGCGGTCGATTTACGCGACCCGAAGATAGCCAAATGTGGGACAATATGGCGATCGACTATGTCTATCCCGGTGATCGCCTGTTGTCATTTATGTGCAGGCAGATTCCGCGCACCGATGGCTACAACAACAACGTGATTTACGGCACCCAGGGCACCTGCCACATCGCAGCGGGCAACGGTGGCTCGAAAATACTTGATCGTACCGGCAAGGAAATCTGGTCGATGAAAGGCAGCATCAGCCAAGCATATCAACAGGAACACAAGGACTTGATCGACTCGATCCGCGCTGGACAACCGATCGTCGAACTGAAGGAAACCGCTGATAGCTCGCTGACCGCCGTCATGGGACGCTTAACAGCTTACTCGGGACGCCGGGTTACCTGGGAGTTCTTGACCCAAAAGTCAACACTCGATTTATTCCCGAAAGATTTGGATTGGGCTGGCACGCTACCTGAAGTCAAATATGCAATTCCCGGTCAATCCGAATTGTCGTAG
- a CDS encoding sigma 54-interacting transcriptional regulator: MQQTTSHSQAYLVIQSGNRWTDILRLQDNQIVTIGRSSDNQVVVQEDRVSRRHAEISRHQGGWQVADLGSRNGTQVAGVTIAGPQTLTGGERITVGSCHMTFTFQLSELFPGQIDEPASDVQATRDGGQPPVIVQRLSHSQWSGQFELPLAKSDRDDKWNFFYRLIFELAQCQSADQAAAVALDHLLTELELTAGGVVKLDEPAQRDTPSGSTNNHQSQVDYRLAVLAIRQSPGRSYHRVSDFLVRNVLRDRQAVLARNVDDDSDLTAPSVSGVHGADSVLCAPLCLRSPQASDRILGLLHLYTHSDQRPLTTQDLDIAVGVADNLAIALHNLQHQQQLADELAARERKIGQLEQQLQVQWELVGSSPSMEQLKQSIARAAPSLATILIRGESGVGKELVARAIHQASQRRQGPLVCLNCAALAPTLLESELFGHEKGAFTGASERKIGKFEAAHRGTLFLDEIGEMPIELQSKFLRVLEGHAFERLGGNNRIEADVRVIAATNRNLEEAISTRLFRSDLYYRLRVIEILVPPLRDHLQDIPDLTLHFLKLYLPHANRRLVGIDPAALQRLLRHSWPGNIRELKNSIERAVVLGQGSTLTVDDLGLLEEGKSTTVSQLLTDVQPLGSLEDMERRHILAVLKQVGGSKSKAAQLLGIERSTLDRKLKRYSNLS, from the coding sequence ATGCAACAAACAACCTCACATTCTCAAGCTTATCTCGTGATCCAATCCGGCAATCGTTGGACCGATATCCTTAGGCTACAAGACAACCAAATTGTGACTATCGGCCGTTCCTCAGACAATCAAGTGGTGGTTCAGGAAGACAGAGTAAGTCGCCGTCACGCAGAGATTTCGCGCCACCAGGGGGGGTGGCAGGTCGCCGATTTGGGCTCGCGCAACGGTACGCAGGTAGCGGGTGTAACGATTGCAGGGCCGCAGACTTTGACCGGCGGCGAGCGGATTACGGTCGGTAGTTGTCACATGACCTTTACCTTCCAGCTGTCAGAGCTGTTTCCGGGCCAGATCGATGAACCGGCCAGTGATGTACAGGCAACACGTGACGGTGGCCAACCGCCAGTCATCGTCCAGCGATTGTCGCATTCGCAGTGGTCGGGTCAATTCGAGTTACCGTTGGCCAAATCGGATCGCGATGACAAGTGGAACTTTTTTTATCGGCTGATCTTTGAGCTTGCGCAGTGTCAGTCGGCTGACCAAGCTGCCGCTGTAGCACTGGATCATCTGCTGACCGAACTTGAATTGACGGCCGGCGGCGTCGTCAAGCTTGATGAGCCGGCTCAGCGTGACACGCCCAGTGGCTCGACCAACAACCATCAATCACAGGTAGACTATCGACTGGCGGTGTTAGCGATCCGTCAATCGCCGGGACGCAGCTATCATCGCGTCAGCGATTTTTTAGTTCGCAATGTGTTGCGGGACCGGCAAGCCGTCTTAGCGCGCAACGTCGATGACGACTCGGATTTGACTGCGCCGAGTGTGTCCGGAGTTCACGGCGCAGACAGCGTTTTGTGTGCTCCGCTTTGTTTGCGCTCGCCCCAGGCGTCCGATCGAATTTTGGGGCTGCTGCATTTATATACGCACTCCGATCAGCGACCTCTGACCACGCAGGACTTAGACATTGCAGTGGGTGTTGCCGATAATCTGGCCATTGCGTTACACAATCTACAACACCAACAACAATTGGCAGATGAACTGGCCGCCAGGGAGCGAAAGATTGGCCAACTTGAACAGCAGCTTCAAGTCCAATGGGAATTGGTGGGCAGTTCGCCTTCAATGGAACAGCTCAAGCAGTCCATTGCCCGCGCCGCTCCTTCGTTGGCCACGATTCTAATTCGTGGAGAAAGTGGTGTTGGCAAGGAGTTGGTGGCGCGGGCCATTCACCAGGCTAGTCAGCGCCGGCAGGGACCACTGGTGTGCCTGAATTGTGCAGCGCTGGCCCCGACGCTGTTGGAAAGCGAGCTGTTTGGTCATGAAAAAGGTGCTTTCACTGGGGCCTCTGAGCGCAAGATTGGCAAATTCGAGGCGGCTCATCGGGGCACGCTGTTCTTGGACGAGATCGGTGAAATGCCCATCGAATTGCAGTCGAAATTCCTGCGAGTACTAGAGGGACACGCGTTTGAACGATTGGGAGGAAATAATCGAATTGAGGCCGACGTTCGTGTGATTGCAGCCACCAATCGGAACCTGGAAGAGGCGATTTCGACCAGGCTCTTTCGCTCCGACCTCTACTACCGGCTACGCGTCATCGAGATTCTGGTTCCGCCCCTTCGAGACCACCTTCAAGACATCCCAGATTTGACACTGCACTTCTTGAAGCTGTATCTTCCTCACGCCAATCGACGTTTGGTAGGTATTGACCCGGCAGCGCTGCAGCGATTGTTAAGGCACTCCTGGCCCGGAAACATCCGCGAATTAAAAAATTCCATTGAGCGCGCCGTTGTACTTGGCCAAGGCAGCACACTGACCGTCGATGATTTAGGTTTGTTAGAGGAAGGAAAATCAACAACCGTCAGTCAGCTGCTCACGGATGTTCAGCCGCTGGGTTCACTTGAAGATATGGAACGCCGTCACATTCTAGCAGTGCTCAAGCAAGTCGGGGGCAGTAAGAGCAAGGCTGCGCAACTGTTGGGAATCGAACGTTCGACACTTGACCGAAAGCTGAAGCGATACTCAAATCTCAGTTGA